The Lachnospiraceae bacterium KM106-2 nucleotide sequence AACTGGTTCTGTGATCTTGAACCGCTTAAAGAGTGTTTCTGCAAAGACATTGCCAAGCACACCAGTAATAATGATAACGGCCACTGTAACGGATACATAACCTTTTAGTTCTGCAGAGACATCCATGCCAATTGCAGTCGTGATCGACTTTGGAAGAAGCGTTACATATTCCTGATGATTGAGCTGAAATAGTAAAACCATGGCAAGAATGGAAGTCATGCTGGTAATTACTCCCGATGAGATGCCGATTACAATCGCTTTCCAGTTATGTTTTAATGCCTCCAACTGTTCATATAAAGGAATCGCAAGACAGACGGTTGCAGGTGTTAACAGATAACTGATATATTTAGCTCCATTATAATAGCAGTTGTAATCAATACGGAATAGAAGCAGAACAAGGATCGTAATGGCGATGGATATAAGAAGGGGATTAAATAGCGGACACTTTAACTTCTTTTTCATTTCAACGCCAATTCCATAGGCTGCTAGACTTAACATAACTCCAAATGCTGCCGAGTTCTGGATGAAATCACTCATGAACGGTTCCTCCTTTTTGAGAGCGGATCACTCGTTGAGTAATTCGTCCTGAAATAACTATGACTACAACTGTAGAAAGAATGGTAATCGTGATATATTGGGCAAAAGATGGGGCAATGATCTGCCACGAATTAAGTAAGCCCACTGCGGCGGGAATGAACATGATCGGCATGATCTCAATTAGAAATTTACCTGTTTCATGAACCATAGCAAGTGGGATGATACTTGTCTTTAAGCCAATAAAAAGCAATAAGATTCCATAAATGCTTGCTGGAATCGGAAACGGAATGACATAATGGAGGATCTCACCGAAAAATGAGAGCAGTAAGATGATTCCAAATTGTCTTATGTACTTCATGAAAAGCCTCCTTTAAATTGGTAGTACCAATTTATGATAGCACGATTGGATTCAGATATCAACTAACAATTCGTTCACATAAAAATAGCTAGCACACTTAATCAGTGCGCTAGCCTATTTTTGAGGGGAAGATTAGTTTGCAAGTTCGTTTGCATAAGCTAATGCTTCGTCAATATTTGATTTGAAATTGCTTTCTCCAACTTGTTCGATAAATCCAGCCTTTTTCATTACTTTATAAGGTTGAGGGTTTACGTGGGAGAAGATAACGTGCATACCATGTTTTTCACATGTTTCATAGACATCGCGTAAAGTATGAAGAGCGCTGACATCCATCGCGGGAACGCTTCTCATTCGGACGATGATAACATTTGCTCGGTTACGACTCTTTGTCTCAATCTCTAAGAATTTGTCTGCTGCGGCAAAGAACATAGGTCCTGTAATTTCGTATACAAGCGTATTCTTAGGAACTACTTTAAAGTTGATGTTATCGGAATCAACGATATCATCTTCATCACGTTCATCTTGGTATGTCCAGCTTTCAACATTTGTAACATCAGCCATACGTTTTAAGAATAGAAGTGCAGTTAACACAAGACCGATTTCAATTGCGACAACAAGATCGAAGATTACAGTTAAGAAGAACGTAACTAATAATACTAATACATCACTTTTGGGAGCATGTTTTGTTAAAGAGAAGAACTCTTTCCAAGAACACATATTGTAAGCTACCATAATTAAGATTGCTGCAAGCGTTGGCATTGGAATCATTCCAGCAGCAGGCATTAATTCAAGTAAAATTGCTAAAAGTGTTACGGAATGCACCATACCAGAGATAGGAGAACGTCCACCATTTTTAATGTTCGCAGCAGTTCTTGCAATAGCGCCAGTTGCTGGAATACCACCAAATAAACCAGAGAAGATATTACCAGTACCTTGAGCGATTAACTCCATGTTAGAACGATGTTTACTTCCGATCATTCCATCTGAAACAACGCAGGACAGTAAGGATTCAATTCCTGCCAAGATGGCAATTGTAAATGCTGGAGAAATTAATTTGTTGATCATCGCAACATCTACATTAGGAATACTAAATGTAGGGAACTTACTTGATAATTCACCATAAACAGATCCGATCGTATTCACATCCATTTTTAAGAATTTAACAAGTAAGGTCGTAGCGATGATGGCGATTAAGGAACCGGGTATCTTGTCGGTAACCTTAGGCCAGAAGATCAGAATCGCAAGAGAAATGATTCCGATCAATAGAGCCATTTGATTGGTTGTCCCAATGTTTTTGGCATAAGCTTGTATTTTAAGAAGGAATTCACTTGGCACAGCACCCATGTCAAGTCCCAGAAAATCTTTGATCTGTCCGGCAAAAATACCAATTGCGATGCCGGCAGTAAAGCCTTCTGTGATGGTGTATGGAATATATTTGATCAAGTTACCAAATCGTAATAATCCCATAATAACTAAAAAAATTCCGGCCATGATGGTTGCTACGATGAGGCCATCAATACCGAATTGTTCGATAATTCCATAAATGATAACAACGAAGGCAGCGGTTGGTCCACCAATCTGCACGCGGCTACCGCCTAAAAAGGAAATAAAGAAACCTGCAATGATCGCGGTATAGAGTCCACGTTCTGGATTTACACCGGAAGCAATGGCAAGCGCGATAGAAAGAGGTAATGCGATGATCGCTACGATAATACCGGCAATCACATCTTTCACTAGTTGTTCTTTTGAGTAATTCTTAAGAACAGAAAACAATTTGGGCTTTAGTTTGTCCATTATATAAGTCCTCCACATAAATTTTGTCCACGTTAAATCATAAGGGTTTTGGATAAGTATGGCAACTAGAAAATTCTGAAAAATTTTATTTTATGAAAAAATCATATAAATTTAATAAAATTCATAAATAATTTGTTAAATTTTCAATTCTAATTTTACGAACATGGGTTCAAAAATCCTTCCAAAAGTGATATAATATTAGGATGTACGTTATGCGTAACTTTACGCATGCAATTTTGTATAACCTTAGAAACCTAGGTTATGCTAATCAAATAATGATTAATTTAGTAGAAGGAAGTTAAGAAATGCTAACATTATCAAGAGATGAAATCAAGAAAATGGCGACGGATGACACCGTATTTAATCGTGGGATCCGATATTATAAAGCAGGAGCGGTATCCAATGTTAAGTGGTCAAAAGCAAATCAGCAATACCACGCAACGGTTAAGGGAAGTAATGATTACAATGTAATTATTGATGTGAGTAATCCAAAACATATTACTCATCACTGTAATTGTGCAGGCCACACAAAGTATGAAGGAGCTTGTAAACACGTTGTTGCAGCACTCCTATTTGTATCGGATTATCTAGATCGAAAATATGGGAAAAAACCTGAAAATAAGCAAGAACAGGTAGCGTTAAATATCATCCAGTATTTTGAGAGACAGGATTATGGCATTACTTATGGCGAATTCTTTCAAGTTGAAGTTAATATTTCCGTACCAAAACTGTTGCGCGGAAATAGTGGAAGAGCGCTTGTTTCCTTAAAAGCAGGAGCAAATCGAATTTACAAAATTCAAAATCTTCGTAAATTCTTAATGGATTATCAGACGAAACAAGATATCGTCTTAGGAAAAGAATTTAAATTTATTTATGGAGAAAGTACTTTTACAAAAGAATCACAGGCGATCATCGATTTCTTATTAGAGATCCTTGATATTCAAGAAACAATAGATAGCAATACAAACACAACGTTATTCCATAAAAATCAAGTAATGTTAACAACGAATCTGTTGTTGAAATTACTTCATTTGATCGGAGAACAAAGTTTTTCCCTTGAACTTTATGGTGAAGTGATGCCAAAGGTATATTTCCAAAAAGGCAACCCGGAGATCCGCTTAGGTATCAACATGCAGGAAGATGCGATTCTAATTGAGCATAAGATGGAGGAACTCATTACACCTCTTTCAGATAAAGGACAATTGATGCTGGTTGGAAATACCCTCTATGAACCGGATCGAAAATTTATCAAGAATTATGTTCCGTTCTATAGCTGTTTTGGTAAAGAAAATGCACCGATCGTATTCGGCGGTGAGATCAAAGATCAATTCTTAAAGGTTGTTCTTCCTAAAATCAATGATACAATGACCATTGATATTCCAGACGAGTTAAAAGATCATTATATCGAAGCAGACATGCATCCAAGCATTTACTTGGATCGTCACAAGAATAATGTTCGTGCAACCGTGAAATTTAAATATGGTGAATATGAGATCAATCCATTAGACTATATGGCGAAGGACGGTATCATCATCGTTCGTAAACCGGATGAAGAAAATGAAATTCTTTGTGTCTTAGATGACCTTCATTTTGTACCATCAAGAAATTATTTCGCATTACGCGATGAGAAACATATCTTCGAGTTTATTACTCTTGGTATTCAGACGTTATCTGAAATGTGTGATCTTTATTATTCTGATGATTTCAAAGGTCTTATGATCAAGACTCCAGGTAAATTAACAACGAATTTAAAAGTAAATAACGAAATCAATATGTTAGAAATGGAATTGGAATATGATGAAATTCCAAAAGATGAATTACAGGAATTATTCCATTCTCTTCAGTTGAAGAAGAAGTATCATCGTTTAAAAAATGGTAATTTCATTTCATTAGAAGATGATAATATCTCAGAGATGGTTCATTTATTTGATCATCTGAATATTACGGAAGAAAATGTTGGGGAAGAATCCATTACCTTGCCGAAAAATGCAGCACTTTATTTAGACAGTGTTTTCGAAGATTCCTCTAACGTGATCGTAAATAAGAACGAGCAATTTAAAGACTTAGTCGAAGGTATCTTAAAACCAGGAAGTTCCAACTTTATCGTACCAGAGAAGATCAATGCGACTCTTCGTCCTTACCAGGTGACTGGTTACCGTTGGTTAAAGACATTAGCAAGTCATGGTTTGGGTGGGATTCTAGCTGATGATATGGGACTTGGTAAAACGCTTCAGACAATCGTATATATTGTATCTTGTCTGATGGAACATCCAAATGACAATCAGACTCATCTGATCGTCTGTCCGACTTCTCTTGTCTATAACTGGCAGGACGAATTTGCTAACTTTGCGCCATTTGTAAAGACAGAAGTGATCTCTGGTGCACCAGAAGTGCGTAAAGAGCTTATTGAGGGGCATGCAAACGTAGATGTGTTAATTACATCCTATCCATTAATCCGACGTGATAGCGAGCATTATGAGAAGCTTCAGATCCATACTATGTTTATCGATGAGGCACAGTTTATTAAGAATGCGAATTCAATTAGTGCAAAAGCCGTTAAGAAAGTCAATGCGAAACATCGTTTTAGTTTGACTGGTACGCCGATCGAGAACTCCTTATCAGAACTTTGGTCTATTTTTGACTTTATCATGCCATATTATTTACTCACTCATTCAAAATTCGTAGAGCAATATGAGAAGCCAATCGTAAAAGAAGAAAATTCAGAAGCACTATCTGATTTAACAAAACATATTCAGCCATTTATCTTACGAAGAATGAAGCGAGATGTACTTCAAGAATTACCAGATAAGATCGAGACGAAGTTATTGACTGATATGACGGAAGAACAGACAAAGATCTATCTTTCTTACATGGAAAGTATTCGTTCTGAGATCAATGCAGAGATCAAACAGAATGGTTTCGAGAAGAGTCAGATGAAGATTTTAGCTGCTCTTACCAGATTACGTCAGATCTGCTGCCATCCATCTACGTTTATCGATGGATACGAAGGTGGTAGTGGAAAATTAGATCTTCTTATGGATATCCTTCCAGATATATTATTAAATGGTCACCGTGTATTGATCTTCTCTCAGTTTACAAGTATGTTAGAATTGATCGCTGGTAAATTAAAAGAGAATGATATCGATTACTTCTATTTAGAAGGTTCGACATCAATGGAAGAGCGTGGCGATTATGTAAAACGCTTTAATAACGGAGAAAAGAGCGTATTCTTAATTTCCTTAAAGGCCGGAGGTACCGGACTTAACTTAACTGGTGCAGATACGGTTATTCATTATGATCCATGGTGGAACCCTGCGGTGGAAGAACAGGCGACAGATCGTGTGTATCGTATTGGTCAGAAGAACAGCGTTCATGTTATCAAGTTATTAACGAGAGGAACCATCGAAGAAAAAATCTATAAACTTCAGAAGAAGAAACGTGCTTTATCGGATGCCGTTATTCAATCGAAAGAAGTGTTTATTAATAAGTTGACAAAAGAAGAATTAGAAGATATCTTTTTATAAAAGATATCTATCTTATGGGAAGGAGGGGAACACGATGAAGAAAAAGCTGTTACTTGTATTTCTAATCCTGCTGATGCTTAATATCGGCTGTTATTATATGGTGTCAGAGACGAGTTCGTATCTAAAAGAGCGTGAGAGAAATTATCGTTCTGAACTACTGGATGAGAACCTATCCTTGGTCAGAACAAAGATCAAACTAGAATTTGCGAATATGCTGACGAAAATCACGAATGAGTCTAATATGTCAGATCTCATCGATCTATTGAATATCTCCAAAGAGAATATGTTAAATGGAGCTGGTGATCAGGTCAACATGTTAAAGAACAAGTATAACGAGATGTTGGCCGCAATTGCAGACGATATGGATTATCTGATCGATCTTCGTATCATTAATAAAGATGGACTTGTCTATAGTTCGGTTCATCCGGAGACTGTCGGTAGTAATCAAAAGCAGTTTGTCTTCTATAAAGATATTGCATATAAGAAACAGGAGATGGCGATCAATAGCCGCAGATATAGTGAACAAGAGCCGTTGATCACCGTTATTTCGGCACCGATCTTAAGAGATACGGTTGGACTCGGAATCTTGGCTGCCATGGTGGATTCCTCCTTCTATACGAAAATGATTCAGTCGAATCAACTAGAACATACGAGATACTATATCGTAAATGAACAGAATCGGATCATCTATGCATCTGATGAACAGCGAATTGGTACGCCATACCGATATCGAAAAGGTGAATTTATCCGAGAGGCAAAGATATCAAAGAAAGACTTTCGTCTGATCGCAGAACAAGATGATCAGGTACTAGAAAATGAGATTCAAAAGCCATTGGATAACTTATATATGTTCTTAGGTATCATCGGCATTGGTTCGATCATTATCTTTCTTAGTTTTGTATATTATGAATATAAAAAAAGTGGATCCCACGTTTAAGAGGGATCCACTTTTTTATGTATGACTTAAATTAATAATTCCATATCGATTTCATTATCGATTCTTCCAGTTTGAGTAAAACCGAATTTCTGGTAAAGCTTCAGTGCATCTTCATTTCCGTCCAGATAGCAAAGTAATATTTTATGATATCTTCCATCTTTTTTCATTTGCTCAATGATTAGCTGGATTGCTTTTGAACCATAACCGTTTCTTTGGAAATTCTCA carries:
- a CDS encoding LrgA-associated membrane protein LrgB, with translation MSDFIQNSAAFGVMLSLAAYGIGVEMKKKLKCPLFNPLLISIAITILVLLLFRIDYNCYYNGAKYISYLLTPATVCLAIPLYEQLEALKHNWKAIVIGISSGVITSMTSILAMVLLFQLNHQEYVTLLPKSITTAIGMDVSAELKGYVSVTVAVIIITGVLGNVFAETLFKRFKITEPVAKGVALGTSAHAIGTAKAMELGDIEGAMSSLSIVVAGMITVILASVYAQFL
- a CDS encoding antiholin-like protein LrgA, whose product is MKYIRQFGIILLLSFFGEILHYVIPFPIPASIYGILLLFIGLKTSIIPLAMVHETGKFLIEIMPIMFIPAAVGLLNSWQIIAPSFAQYITITILSTVVVIVISGRITQRVIRSQKGGTVHE
- a CDS encoding sulfate permease, with the translated sequence MDKLKPKLFSVLKNYSKEQLVKDVIAGIIVAIIALPLSIALAIASGVNPERGLYTAIIAGFFISFLGGSRVQIGGPTAAFVVIIYGIIEQFGIDGLIVATIMAGIFLVIMGLLRFGNLIKYIPYTITEGFTAGIAIGIFAGQIKDFLGLDMGAVPSEFLLKIQAYAKNIGTTNQMALLIGIISLAILIFWPKVTDKIPGSLIAIIATTLLVKFLKMDVNTIGSVYGELSSKFPTFSIPNVDVAMINKLISPAFTIAILAGIESLLSCVVSDGMIGSKHRSNMELIAQGTGNIFSGLFGGIPATGAIARTAANIKNGGRSPISGMVHSVTLLAILLELMPAAGMIPMPTLAAILIMVAYNMCSWKEFFSLTKHAPKSDVLVLLVTFFLTVIFDLVVAIEIGLVLTALLFLKRMADVTNVESWTYQDERDEDDIVDSDNINFKVVPKNTLVYEITGPMFFAAADKFLEIETKSRNRANVIIVRMRSVPAMDVSALHTLRDVYETCEKHGMHVIFSHVNPQPYKVMKKAGFIEQVGESNFKSNIDEALAYANELAN
- a CDS encoding superfamily II DNA/RNA helicases, SNF2 family, with product MLTLSRDEIKKMATDDTVFNRGIRYYKAGAVSNVKWSKANQQYHATVKGSNDYNVIIDVSNPKHITHHCNCAGHTKYEGACKHVVAALLFVSDYLDRKYGKKPENKQEQVALNIIQYFERQDYGITYGEFFQVEVNISVPKLLRGNSGRALVSLKAGANRIYKIQNLRKFLMDYQTKQDIVLGKEFKFIYGESTFTKESQAIIDFLLEILDIQETIDSNTNTTLFHKNQVMLTTNLLLKLLHLIGEQSFSLELYGEVMPKVYFQKGNPEIRLGINMQEDAILIEHKMEELITPLSDKGQLMLVGNTLYEPDRKFIKNYVPFYSCFGKENAPIVFGGEIKDQFLKVVLPKINDTMTIDIPDELKDHYIEADMHPSIYLDRHKNNVRATVKFKYGEYEINPLDYMAKDGIIIVRKPDEENEILCVLDDLHFVPSRNYFALRDEKHIFEFITLGIQTLSEMCDLYYSDDFKGLMIKTPGKLTTNLKVNNEINMLEMELEYDEIPKDELQELFHSLQLKKKYHRLKNGNFISLEDDNISEMVHLFDHLNITEENVGEESITLPKNAALYLDSVFEDSSNVIVNKNEQFKDLVEGILKPGSSNFIVPEKINATLRPYQVTGYRWLKTLASHGLGGILADDMGLGKTLQTIVYIVSCLMEHPNDNQTHLIVCPTSLVYNWQDEFANFAPFVKTEVISGAPEVRKELIEGHANVDVLITSYPLIRRDSEHYEKLQIHTMFIDEAQFIKNANSISAKAVKKVNAKHRFSLTGTPIENSLSELWSIFDFIMPYYLLTHSKFVEQYEKPIVKEENSEALSDLTKHIQPFILRRMKRDVLQELPDKIETKLLTDMTEEQTKIYLSYMESIRSEINAEIKQNGFEKSQMKILAALTRLRQICCHPSTFIDGYEGGSGKLDLLMDILPDILLNGHRVLIFSQFTSMLELIAGKLKENDIDYFYLEGSTSMEERGDYVKRFNNGEKSVFLISLKAGGTGLNLTGADTVIHYDPWWNPAVEEQATDRVYRIGQKNSVHVIKLLTRGTIEEKIYKLQKKKRALSDAVIQSKEVFINKLTKEELEDIFL